From Carya illinoinensis cultivar Pawnee chromosome 5, C.illinoinensisPawnee_v1, whole genome shotgun sequence, one genomic window encodes:
- the LOC122311656 gene encoding uncharacterized protein LOC122311656, whose protein sequence is MTDFGSERSKPWNTYTSSDPNPSQTGVNQEAPWKSFGTSMNAISFGFVATAILISMFLIMAIFEHLFRPGPSFSSPESMANGSPESRPIEKLQKERVSPLYASDFSVLMPGQHCPTYIAQPAPLPCPREGTYWPPHEHNFVLP, encoded by the exons ATGACTGACTTTGGTTCTGAAAGATCAAAGCCATGGAACACATACACAAGTTCAGACCCAAACCCATCTCAAACAGGAGTGAATCAGGAAGCTCCATGGAAAAGCTTCGGAACATCCATGAATGccatttcttttggttttgttgCAACGGCTATCTTGATATCAATGTTTCTTATAATGGCCATTTTTGAACATCTGTTCAGGCCAGGTCCTTCTTTCTCTTCACCTGAAAGTATGGCCAATGGTTCTCCTGAATCCAGACCCATAGAGAAACttcaaaaagaaaga GTGTCCCCATTGTATGCATCTGATTTCTCAGTGTTGATGCCAGGACAGCACTGTCCCACCTACATTGCACAACCTGCTCCTCTGCCCTGCCCAAGAGAAGGGACATATTGGCCTCCTCATGAACATAATTTTGTACTTCCATAG